From Candidatus Manganitrophus morganii, the proteins below share one genomic window:
- a CDS encoding cysteine hydrolase, whose translation MPARNPDLHGNVPDKADVALLLIDVINDLEFKEGRALLKRALRVAEKIAQLKKRAKRANVPVVYINDNFGKWRSDFKGLVAHCLDDDVCGGPLVQNLKPEPEDYFVLKPKNSGFYSTTLDVLLHYLNVKTLILTGITGDNCVLFTANDAYLRDYYLIIPSDCVTSHSETENRQALRMMKRLLKADVRPSNWIRFSQPARARDQQRRKSA comes from the coding sequence ATGCCGGCTCGGAATCCCGATCTGCACGGCAATGTTCCGGACAAAGCGGACGTCGCCTTGCTGTTGATCGACGTGATCAACGACCTGGAGTTTAAGGAGGGGCGTGCGCTTCTCAAACGGGCATTGCGGGTCGCCGAAAAGATTGCGCAGCTGAAGAAGCGGGCGAAACGGGCGAATGTTCCCGTCGTCTACATCAATGACAACTTCGGGAAGTGGCGGTCGGACTTCAAAGGGCTGGTGGCCCATTGTCTTGACGATGACGTTTGCGGAGGACCTCTGGTCCAGAATTTAAAGCCTGAGCCGGAGGATTATTTTGTATTAAAGCCGAAGAACTCTGGCTTCTACTCCACCACCCTGGATGTTCTTCTCCATTATCTGAATGTGAAAACCTTGATTCTCACCGGCATCACAGGGGATAACTGCGTCCTCTTTACCGCGAACGATGCGTATCTTCGCGATTATTACCTGATCATTCCCTCCGACTGCGTGACCTCCCACAGCGAAACTGAAAACCGGCAGGCGCTTCGAATGATGAAGCGCCTGCTGAAAGCAGATGTTCGCCCCTCAAATTGGATACGCTTCTCTCAACCCGCTCGAGCCCGAGATCAACAGAGGCGGAAGTCGGCTTGA
- a CDS encoding Ku protein codes for MAFRSFWKGSITFGLVNIPVRLYTATEDRPLKFHYLHKECHSRIQYRKYCPSCKKEIAQEEIIRGYPYSKEQFVLLDEKDFEKAAEQLERTIEILNFVHIQEIDPVYYDRAYYAVPEEGSAKAYTLLREAMKKMNLAAVGRIALRQKGHLALLRPIENAIGLETLYYPESVRTVDTLSKELPKKIELKPKELEMAVELMKQLSAPFDPEAYHDTHREQLLEIIHNKIEGREVTISKQAEAPLIDLAEALKASLKRTREKAKGRKKTELPQAG; via the coding sequence ATGGCATTTCGCTCATTTTGGAAGGGTTCTATTACATTCGGACTGGTGAACATTCCCGTCCGGCTGTACACCGCCACGGAAGATCGTCCGTTGAAATTCCACTATCTCCACAAAGAATGTCATTCCCGGATTCAATATCGTAAATATTGCCCGAGCTGCAAGAAGGAGATTGCACAGGAAGAGATCATCCGAGGTTATCCATACTCGAAGGAACAGTTTGTCCTGCTGGATGAAAAAGATTTTGAGAAAGCGGCCGAACAACTGGAGAGAACGATCGAGATTCTCAACTTCGTCCACATTCAGGAAATTGATCCGGTCTATTACGATCGGGCCTATTACGCCGTCCCCGAAGAGGGGAGTGCGAAAGCCTATACGCTCCTCCGCGAGGCGATGAAAAAGATGAATCTCGCCGCGGTCGGCCGGATTGCGCTCCGACAGAAGGGACATCTGGCCCTCCTGCGGCCGATCGAAAACGCCATCGGATTGGAGACCCTTTATTACCCTGAATCGGTCCGGACGGTGGACACCCTTTCAAAAGAGCTTCCGAAAAAAATTGAATTGAAGCCGAAGGAGCTGGAGATGGCGGTTGAATTGATGAAGCAATTGTCCGCCCCGTTTGATCCGGAGGCGTATCACGACACCCATCGCGAACAGCTGCTTGAGATCATTCATAACAAGATCGAGGGGAGGGAGGTGACGATCTCGAAGCAGGCCGAGGCCCCGCTCATCGATCTGGCCGAGGCGCTCAAGGCGAGCCTGAAGCGGACGAGAGAAAAAGCAAAAGGGAGAAAGAAAACGGAGTTACCGCAGGCGGGATAG